A region of Dioscorea cayenensis subsp. rotundata cultivar TDr96_F1 unplaced genomic scaffold, TDr96_F1_v2_PseudoChromosome.rev07_lg8_w22 25.fasta BLBR01000974.1, whole genome shotgun sequence DNA encodes the following proteins:
- the LOC120255366 gene encoding uncharacterized protein LOC120255366: protein MTLLSAITAAAEAGAPSPAPKHPLILNGDAAVHSLVPGSDSPANAALVKRVSGWSLSSTDTDIAVLVSSLSKTLTRKLKNPRSLNRDECVGLLGSFFQKCAERIGLAISVDPSDPNFIPKAIEKLGFVIGREAAGLILEGCLILEVWEVIETLILQKLAGNLKLFFAIEKATHRGLDEKVTALAREASILLAMAHDRFSSSEVCLHYVFGSSNLDDLVLSSAILRLDGSEVLTLVRYFIKWLEKYQRFPEAGPCPSAMPVLGLTVCDSIPSLESVARGLGLVLDEHFSYLVLSSEFHEEMRAIERLVKSFASEAELCLPVNEIIKHLQLEARQY, encoded by the exons ATGACGCTCCTCTCAGCCATTACGGCGGCTGCGGAAGCCGGGGCTCCATCGCCGGCGCCGAAACATCCTCTCATCCTCAACGGCGACGCTGCAGTTCATTCCCTCGTTCCTGGAAGTGACTCCCCTGCAAACGCCGCCCTCGTCAAGCGCGTCTCTGGGTGGAGCCTTTCCAGCACTGATACGGATATTGCTGTTCTTGTTTCCAGCCTTTCCAAAACCCTAACTCGCAAGCTCAAGAACCCTAGATCGCTGAATCGAGACGAGTGCGTAGGTCTTCTCGGCTCGTTCTTCCAGAAGTGCGCTGAAAGGATCGGCCTTGCCATCAGTGTCGACCCCTCTGACCCTAATTTCATCCCCAAAGCGATTGAAAAGTTGGGGTTTGTGATTGGAAGGGAAGCCGCGGGACTGATTCTTGAAGGATGTCTTATTCTGGAGGTTTGGGAGGTAATCGAAACCCTCATCTTGCAAAAGCTTGCAGGGAATCTAAAACTCT TTTTTGCTATTGAGAAGGCAACTCACAGAGGTTTAGATGAAAAGGTGACGGCTTTAGCTAGAGAAGCTTCCATCTTGCTAGCCATGGCTCATGACAGGTTCTCATCTTCGGAGGTGTGCCTACATTATGTGTTTGGATCTTCAAATTTGGATGATCTTGTGCTTTCATCTGCGATTTTGAGACTTGATGGGTCAGAGGTTTTGACACTTGTTAGGTACTTTATCAAGTGGCTGGAGAAGTACCAGAGATTTCCCGAAGCTGGGCCTTGCCCCTCAGCAATGCCAGTTTTGGGTTTAACCGTTTGTGATAGTATTCCTTCACTTGAATCAGTGGCCAGGGGATTGGGGTTGGTCTTAGATGAGCATTTCTCCTATTTGGTTCTGAGTTCTGAGTTCCATGAGGAGATGAGAGCAATTGAGAGACTAGTGAAATCTTTTGCATCAGAAGCTGAGTTGTGTTTGCCCGTGAATGAGATTATCAAGCATTTGCAGTTGGAAGCAAGGCAGTATTGA
- the LOC120255367 gene encoding classical arabinogalactan protein 4-like, producing MSTKLSHIIPSLLLLFFVISTNGWDQSESPPECPYPCLPPPTSVTNCPPPPPSPPTEPVVYPSPPPPTPPYLPSPAFPSPYLPFYPPPYVSFPAPPPPNPILPYFPLVLHNTAVILIIFFVFSFHKKAWSFACNGSCRNQMAHLKHKEIQITNEDYKIELEWDGHA from the exons ATGTCAACCAAGCTCTCCCACATCATCCcctcccttcttctccttttctttgtaATCTCAACCAATGGTTGGGATCAATCAGAGTCACCTCCTGAGTGTCCTTATCCATGTCTCCCTCCACCGACATCAGTCACAAACTGCCCTCCACCGCCACCTTCACCTCCTACAGAGCCAGTGGTCtacccttctcctcctcctcctactCCTCCTTACCTTCCTTCTCCGGCATTTCCTTCTCCTTATCTACCATTCTATCCTCCACCTTATGTTAGCTTCCCGGCACCTCCTCCTCCCAACCCCATCCTCCCTTATTTCCCTTTGGTACTACATAACACCGCCgtcatcctcatcatcttcttcgtcttctcctTCCATAAAAAAGCTTGGAGCTTTGCTTGCAATGGTTCTTGCCGG AATCAGATGGCACACCTAAAACACAAGGAAATTCAAATCACAAATGAAGACTATAAGATAGAGCTGGAGTGGGATGGACATGCATAG